One window of the Candidatus Poribacteria bacterium genome contains the following:
- a CDS encoding homocysteine S-methyltransferase family protein, which produces MKVELLSRLNSGEVLVCDGAMGTMLQSFGYTTGDPPEKWGVEHEESLRRVHSEYIEAGADIILTNTFGGSRPKLEKYGLGSEVEQLNRDLAQIAVDEASKAERKVYVAGDVGPTGEFMEPIGMLTESDMIEIFSQQIRALAQGGVDLIFIETMMDPNEAAAAVKAAKKVCDLPVFASMS; this is translated from the coding sequence TTGAAGGTGGAATTGCTGAGCAGGCTTAACTCCGGAGAGGTTTTGGTGTGTGATGGCGCCATGGGCACGATGCTTCAATCCTTCGGCTATACCACCGGCGATCCCCCTGAGAAGTGGGGAGTGGAGCATGAGGAATCGCTGAGAAGGGTTCACAGCGAATATATCGAAGCCGGTGCAGATATAATACTGACGAATACCTTTGGCGGAAGCAGACCGAAGCTTGAGAAATACGGCCTGGGTTCTGAAGTGGAGCAGCTTAACAGGGATCTGGCCCAGATAGCGGTCGATGAGGCCTCCAAAGCGGAGAGAAAGGTCTATGTTGCCGGTGACGTCGGCCCCACGGGCGAATTCATGGAGCCCATAGGGATGCTAACGGAATCCGATATGATCGAGATCTTCTCGCAGCAGATTAGAGCTTTAGCTCAGGGCGGTGTAGATCTGATATTCATAGAGACGATGATGGATCCGAACGAAGCAGCCGCCGCCGTCAAAGCGGCTAAGAAAGTCTGCGATCTACCCGTCTTCGCCTCGATGAGCTA